A window of the Drosophila simulans strain w501 chromosome 2L, Prin_Dsim_3.1, whole genome shotgun sequence genome harbors these coding sequences:
- the LOC6732913 gene encoding uncharacterized protein LOC6732913, with the protein MSISLIRKHLNEMGTLKLRSSMGRNYIPMAGPPRFPMSTAQRLIFGCGSLVVMMIIPFYCLFSLPRWSRMHLGLPPEEEDQAEEPPPKE; encoded by the coding sequence ATGAGTATTTCTTTAATACGCAAACATCTGAACGAGATGGGGACCCTTAAGCTCCGATCGTCCATGGGTCGGAACTATATTCCCATGGCCGGTCCTCCCCGATTTCCGATGAGTACAGCGCAGCGTTTGATCTTTGGATGCGGATCCCTGGTTGTCATGATGATCATTCCCTTCTACTGCCTCTTCAGTCTGCCCCGATGGTCGAGGATGCATTTGGGACTTccgccggaggaggaggaccagGCGGAGGAGCCTCCAccaaaagaataa